A window of Puntigrus tetrazona isolate hp1 chromosome 11, ASM1883169v1, whole genome shotgun sequence contains these coding sequences:
- the si:ch73-303b9.1 gene encoding uncharacterized protein si:ch73-303b9.1, whose translation MDAGRDRLELTRSYEGPSLSDFDRGFCADQSLSLSAVSADGFLRPNRGIVLEYPEPGSAAAPCLNYSTSLLSPLVALSKNALSPGSSLSTALGSPVEGKSSTPYERVQFQKPVLASSLDLSCVDLTTTHPSWEVSFVKAVVESPKSCLESTWSPINLSAPPEASLVSSSEELQRSWREMVRQGSGQPPAVPDLREEQGSSNLAI comes from the exons ATGGATGCAGGACGTGACAGACTTG AGCTGACCAGGAGCTATGAGGGCCCATCTCTGTCTGATTTTGACAGAGGCTTTTGCGCAGACCAGAGTCTGTCTTTATCAGCGGTCTCCGCCGACGGCTTCCTGAGACCAAACAGAGGCATCGTGCTGGAGTATCCCGAGCCCGGCTCTGCCGCTGCACCCTGTCTGAACTACTCCACAAGCCTTTTATCGCCTTTAGTTGCCCTCAGCAAGAACGCCCTCTCTCCAGGCAGCTCCCTGAGCACGGCTCTGGGAAGTCCGGTGGAGGGCAAGTCCTCCACACCCTACGAGAGAGTCCAGTTTCAGAAACCTGTCCTGGCCAGCTCGCTGGACCTGTCCTGCGTCGATCTGACCACCACTCACCCGTCGTGGGAAGTGTCCTTTGTGAAGGCCGTGGTTGAGAGCCCTAAGTCATGTTTGGAGTCCACCTGGAGTCCTATCAACCTGTCGGCCCCTCCTGAGGCCTCTCTGGTGTCGTCTTCGGAGGAGCTTCAGCGCTCGTGGAGGGAAATGGTCCGGCAGGGATCCGGTCAGCCTCCTGCAGTCCCAGATCTCAGAGAGGAACAGGGCTCCTCTAACTTGGCCATTTGA